A genome region from Meriones unguiculatus strain TT.TT164.6M chromosome 2, Bangor_MerUng_6.1, whole genome shotgun sequence includes the following:
- the LOC110548982 gene encoding large ribosomal subunit protein eL34-like, with protein sequence MVQDMTYHHRLSYSAAPNKTRLPQTPGNRIVYLYTKKVWKAPKSTCDACSGRLRGVCAVRPAVSVRLSKTKKHVSLWWFRVCQICARQDQQAFHIEEQKNVVKMLKTQHRGRKQNKYAACISN encoded by the coding sequence ATGGTCCAGGATATGACATACCATCATAGGCTCTCCTACAGTGCAGCCCCTAACAaaaccaggctgcctcaaacccCTGGCAACAGGATTGTTTACCTGTACACCAAGAAGGTTTGGAAAGCACCTAAATCCACATGTGATGCTTGCTCAGGTAGACTTCGAGGGGTTTGTGCTGTGAGGCCTGCAGTCTCTGTGAGATTGTCTAAGACAAAGAAGCACGTGAGCCTGTGGTGGTTCCGTGTGTGCCAGATATGTGCACGACAGGATCAACAGGCTTTCCATATTGAGGAGCAGAAAAACGTTGTGAAAATGTTGAAGACacagcacagaggcaggaagcaaAACAAATACGCAGCATGTATAAGTAACTAA